DNA from Flavobacteriales bacterium:
GCTGCCGGCGATGACGAGCTTCACCGGCAAGCCATCGAACACCTTCTGCACGAGATAGAGCGCCGCCTGGTCGTTCTCCGCCACGCCCAACGCGCCGTGGTAGAACGCGAAGTCCCCGAGGCCGTCGGGCACCTCCACCTTCTCGCTGGCGTGAAAGGCCGGCACGTGCGTCACGTTGTGGAAGTGCGATTCGAAATACGCCTCGTCCTTGGGCGAGATGGCCAGCACGCGCGTGGCCTCGGCCAGCACCGGCTCGAAACGCGCGAGCTTGTGCGCCTCGTTGATGAAATAGGTGCGCCGGAAGGTACTGGTGGCGGCCTTTGCCAGCGCACCGTAGTAATCGTGCTCCACGTTGTGCGCACGCACGATGCGGATGCGGTCCACCAGGCGCGGGTCGCCGAGGTGGTAGCAGCAGTGCAGGCCCTCGAAGAGGATGGGGTGGTCGTCCTGCAGCAGGCGCTCCATCAGCGCATCGCTCCTCCGGCTCACCACCACGTAGGGGAGCGCATTGAAGAGCTGGAGCTTGCCCAGGTTGCGCGGGTAGTAGTGCACGCTGACGCAGAACCGTTCCAGTTCCTTGGCGCGCGGACGGCCGTACTGGAAGCAGTGCAGGTGCACCTTCACGCCCAGATCGGCCAGCGCCCTGGCCTTGTAGTACACGTCGATCACGCCGCCATAGCTGGGCGGGGCGGGCACGTCGAAGCTGACGATATGTAGGTGCTTATCCGCCAACGCTTTGCAAGAAGGCCTTCAGCGCTTCCTTCTCGCGCTCGCCATCCAATTCCGCGGCGGCGAAAATAGCCTTCAATCGCAAGGCATCACGGCGCGGGCGGTCGGGTATCAGGCGGCGCACCTCGGCCGCGATCAGTGCGGGCTCCGCACGCGGGATAACCACGCCCGCCTCATACCGGCGCACGATGCCCGCCACCTCGGGCAGGTCGGTGACCAGCGCCGGGATGTGCGCCCGGAAATAGTCGAAGAGCTTGTTGGGCAGGCTGTAGCGGTAGTTGAGGCTGGTGTCCTTGTCCAGTGAGAGGCCGAGGTCGGCGTTGCGCGTGTATTGCATCATGCGGTCGTAGGGCATGCGCGGCAGCAGGCGCACGCGCTCGGCCAGGCGGTGCTCCTCCACCAGACGCTCCAGCACGGGCCAGGCGTCGCCACCGCCAATGACAAGCAGCAACGCCTCCGGCAGCTCCCGCATGGCCAGCACGGCCTCCTCCCCGCCCCTGTCGACATTGATGCCGCTGCCCTGCAGGATGAGCACGAAGCGGTCGGCGGGCAGGCCCAGGTCTCGCCGCGCAGGCAGCGGCCCCAGGTCGCGGTGCATGGGGATGTTGCGCACCACCTCCACCGGCACGCCATAGCGCTCGCGGTAGGCCATGGCGATGCTGCCGTTCACCGTGATCACGTGCTTCAGCCGGGGGAGGATCCAGCGCTCCAGCGCCAGCCATGCGCGCCTTGCCAAGCGCCCCTGCAATTCGGGCACCTCGGTGAAGTACTCGTGGCTGTCGTACACCAGCGCGCGCTTCCCTTTCGCGAGGTAGCAAGCCAGCAGGGTGTCCAGGTCATTGGCCACGAGCACGCCCGCGCGCGTGAAGAGCAGCAGGAGGAGGAGCCGCAGGTTGTACTCGGCATAGAAGAGCGGCCCCTTGCGGAAGAGCAGCCGCATGCGCTTCGTGGCGTATGGCCGCTGCAGCGGAAGGCTCTCCGGCAGCTGGCGGCCCACCAGAAGCACCTCGTGGCCGAGCTCGCGCAGCACCACGCAGGTGCGGTGCACGCGGTTGTCGGTGCTGAGGTCGTTGGTGACGCAGACGATGGCGCGCATGGGCGGTTCCGCAGTGGCGGTGCGCACAAAAGAACGGCCCAGAGGGGGACTCCGGGCCGTTCTTCCGATTCGCTGCGCTCTACCGCCCCACCTTCACGGCACGCTTCACCAGCGGCTCGCCATCGAGCAGCAGGGTCACGTAGTACACGCCGGGGGCCAGATCAGCCGTGGTCCACTCGTATTGGAACTCGCCCGCTGCGCGCTGGCCTTCGCTCAGCACCCGCAGGTCGCGGCCATCGGAGCTGTTCACCAGCAGCTGCATGCGGCCCGCGCGCTCCAAGGTGCAATGGAGCGTGGTGCGGTCGGCGAAGGGGTTGGGCGCGATGCGGAGCAGGCGCTCCTGGGCGGGGCTCAGCCGCTCATCCGCAGCGCCTGAGCGCTGATCGGCGTCCGTGGGGCCGGCTGCGCAGCAGGCCGCCAATTGGGCCGCAAGCTGCGCGAGCTGGGCCGACTGAGCGGCCACCTGCTCCTCCAGCGCCTGCATGCGCTGGCTGCTTGCCTGATAACCCGCCACAAGGTGGGGCACCAGGCCCGTTAGGTTGACCGCCTTGAAGGACCGGGCCGGCCTCACCACGCCGCCGGTGGAGTCCAGCTCAGCCGGAACCGTGGCATTCGTCACCAGCTCCGGGAACAACTGCTCCATCTCATGGGCCAGCACGCCCGTGTGCTGGCCGCCGGGCAGGCCCAGCTCAGGGAATTGCTCCTGGTTGTAAGCATAAGTATGAACCGGCAATGCCGCCAGGGCGTTGGAGACCGCCGTCACATCCGCATCAGCCACGCCCGTCTTCACCGCCTGGTCCGATAGGCCATAGGTGGCCTGCGCGAACACCCGGCCGTTGAACCAACCCGCCCATTGCACCCCCGGGTGCAGCACGCTGGCATAGAACGCATACACGGTGGTGTCGGCGTATGGTGCGTCCAGCGTGGCCCGCACGCCGAAGAGCTGGGTGGCCGCATCGCCCGTGCCCACATCCAGCTTGGCGCCGTAGGTCTCGGCACTGGTGGACCCGTTCTCCACGATGATGTCCGCCTT
Protein-coding regions in this window:
- a CDS encoding glycosyltransferase family 4 protein — protein: MRAIVCVTNDLSTDNRVHRTCVVLRELGHEVLLVGRQLPESLPLQRPYATKRMRLLFRKGPLFYAEYNLRLLLLLLFTRAGVLVANDLDTLLACYLAKGKRALVYDSHEYFTEVPELQGRLARRAWLALERWILPRLKHVITVNGSIAMAYRERYGVPVEVVRNIPMHRDLGPLPARRDLGLPADRFVLILQGSGINVDRGGEEAVLAMRELPEALLLVIGGGDAWPVLERLVEEHRLAERVRLLPRMPYDRMMQYTRNADLGLSLDKDTSLNYRYSLPNKLFDYFRAHIPALVTDLPEVAGIVRRYEAGVVIPRAEPALIAAEVRRLIPDRPRRDALRLKAIFAAAELDGEREKEALKAFLQSVGG